One Roseimaritima multifibrata DNA window includes the following coding sequences:
- a CDS encoding GrpB family protein — translation MSLPVRLSHYDPSWRQEFEQTRSSILMSCSGWVQSVEHIGGTAIPGLIAQAIVDCVAGVVAPEGLEAASTAIEGLNYRREKLPTWVDDGILFTKPRHGPTTHRIFLTRIDSPLWSRVLRVRDWLREHPEVAYRFEDAKVKQWKAAGGDPCRYAHAKAIFFAHLEDQIHTTG, via the coding sequence ATGAGCCTCCCAGTCCGACTGTCGCACTACGACCCCAGCTGGCGTCAAGAATTCGAGCAAACCCGCTCGAGTATCTTGATGTCGTGCTCGGGTTGGGTGCAATCGGTCGAGCACATTGGCGGAACGGCCATCCCCGGCTTGATCGCTCAGGCGATCGTTGACTGCGTCGCTGGCGTGGTCGCCCCCGAAGGTCTGGAAGCGGCCTCGACAGCTATCGAAGGGCTCAATTACCGACGCGAAAAACTTCCCACGTGGGTCGACGATGGGATCCTTTTTACGAAACCGCGTCACGGCCCCACGACCCATCGAATCTTTCTGACTCGTATCGACAGCCCGCTTTGGAGCCGAGTCCTACGCGTCCGCGATTGGTTGCGAGAGCATCCTGAGGTCGCTTACCGATTCGAAGATGCCAAGGTCAAACAGTGGAAGGCGGCCGGTGGAGATCCCTGCCGTTATGCTCACGCCAAGGCAATTTTCTTTGCCCACCTAGAAGACCAAATTCACACGACCGGCTAA
- a CDS encoding DUF4129 domain-containing protein — translation MIKRKQMTAADYAALAVCPSMIVIMLTALTHFFILCVYRGEYSLRITYILFMFIMGATGIARISVESGRLYATGYASALGLATVFVLSGFTNPLFAVVTVAAIWFLADHITHDCTVLHDQESSGDEGLLAPSTLFRTSSPQPAVDVSLDGTTQIDGDESDSRATPSKRGKRKAKPKPKKHGRSVFFLALASLPLFGFGQWLLPDNDAIRNRALWALGFYLFATLMLLVTTSFLGLRSYLRKRGADMPAEVSLSWIGGGFLLTLAILAVCFILPLPGRTIAQLELPASLDSPDWLKPSRFGWGEEGVEGELGEGESGEGESGAASGEKGKQGGKQGGEQGGEQGGEQGGEQGGEQGGEQGGEQGGEQGGEQGGEQGGEQGGEQGGEQGGEQSGEQGGEQGGEQGGEQGGEQGGEQGGEQGGEQGGEKGGEQGGEQGEGKSDAQGGEERESSSGAEQQPPPPPPSSFDPMQWLPGLTSLLKAFLILALVGFLLWFVYFNRAWLAKAWANFCEFWNGVRRDVDAQFEPAKTEEQARVYRRFASFTNPIQSKQNPQQVIVITFQALEAWAREAESPRDPDETPGEFSRRLGREHPVHREEFARLANAYNNIVYGRGQADRQEIGAASRLWKWMQQGLPPKKEPQETESPVT, via the coding sequence GTGATCAAACGGAAGCAGATGACTGCCGCCGACTACGCGGCGTTAGCGGTTTGCCCAAGCATGATCGTGATCATGCTGACCGCCCTGACTCACTTCTTCATCCTCTGTGTCTACCGTGGCGAATACTCGTTGCGGATCACTTACATCCTCTTCATGTTCATCATGGGAGCGACCGGGATTGCTCGAATTTCGGTGGAATCGGGGAGGCTGTACGCGACCGGTTATGCCAGCGCGCTCGGCCTAGCGACGGTGTTTGTCCTTTCCGGATTTACCAATCCTCTCTTTGCCGTCGTAACCGTGGCAGCGATTTGGTTTTTAGCCGACCATATCACCCACGACTGCACCGTTCTTCATGACCAAGAAAGCAGCGGAGACGAAGGGTTGCTGGCCCCCAGCACACTCTTTCGTACCAGCAGCCCCCAACCAGCGGTCGATGTCAGTCTGGACGGAACGACTCAAATCGACGGCGACGAAAGCGACTCGCGAGCCACCCCATCCAAGCGAGGAAAACGCAAAGCGAAACCAAAACCAAAAAAACATGGTCGCTCCGTCTTCTTTCTAGCACTCGCCTCCCTTCCGCTTTTTGGATTCGGTCAGTGGTTGCTGCCAGACAATGACGCGATTCGAAACCGAGCCCTCTGGGCGCTCGGGTTTTACCTCTTTGCAACCCTAATGCTGTTGGTAACCACCAGCTTCTTAGGCTTGCGGTCCTACCTTCGGAAACGAGGCGCTGACATGCCCGCCGAAGTATCGCTCAGCTGGATCGGCGGTGGTTTTCTGCTGACACTAGCAATCCTAGCCGTCTGTTTTATCCTCCCCCTTCCAGGACGTACGATTGCTCAACTGGAACTTCCAGCCAGCCTCGATTCACCCGACTGGCTGAAGCCAAGTCGATTCGGTTGGGGCGAAGAAGGGGTGGAGGGGGAGTTGGGAGAGGGGGAGTCGGGAGAAGGGGAGTCGGGAGCGGCGAGTGGGGAGAAGGGAAAGCAGGGTGGAAAGCAGGGTGGGGAACAGGGTGGGGAGCAAGGTGGGGAGCAAGGTGGGGAGCAAGGTGGGGAGCAAGGTGGGGAGCAAGGTGGGGAGCAAGGTGGAGAGCAAGGTGGAGAGCAAGGTGGAGAGCAGGGTGGGGAGCAAGGTGGAGAGCAGGGTGGAGAACAGGGTGGGGAACAGAGTGGGGAGCAAGGTGGAGAGCAGGGTGGGGAACAGGGTGGAGAACAGGGTGGTGAGCAGGGTGGGGAGCAGGGTGGAGAACAGGGTGGAGAGCAGGGTGGAGAGAAAGGTGGGGAACAGGGTGGTGAGCAGGGTGAGGGGAAAAGTGATGCTCAGGGTGGTGAAGAACGAGAATCTTCTTCGGGGGCTGAGCAACAGCCTCCTCCGCCTCCTCCTTCCAGTTTTGATCCGATGCAATGGCTGCCTGGACTGACCTCGCTCCTGAAAGCGTTTTTGATCCTTGCCTTAGTCGGATTCCTGTTGTGGTTTGTCTATTTCAACCGAGCCTGGCTGGCGAAGGCCTGGGCAAATTTCTGCGAATTCTGGAATGGAGTTCGCCGCGATGTCGACGCACAGTTCGAACCAGCCAAAACAGAGGAGCAGGCTCGGGTCTATCGCCGATTCGCGTCTTTCACGAACCCCATTCAAAGCAAACAAAATCCACAACAAGTGATCGTCATCACCTTCCAAGCACTTGAGGCTTGGGCACGCGAAGCGGAGTCGCCACGTGATCCCGACGAAACTCCCGGCGAATTTTCTCGGCGACTAGGGCGGGAACATCCGGTGCACCGCGAAGAATTTGCCCGTTTGGCAAACGCCTACAACAATATCGTCTATGGTCGAGGGCAAGCGGACCGCCAAGAGATCGGTGCCGCGTCGCGTTTATGGAAATGGATGCAACAAGGCCTCCCGCCCAAAAAAGAGCCCCAGGAAACGGAATCTCCCGTCACCTGA
- a CDS encoding TIGR03545 family protein, which translates to MIRWRFLIPRILIVVVVIALLRWSIGPIVQYASVQALEASVGARVDIASTTVGLFPPRLEYAGLQIGDPREGKSHTNAFQADLVSFELDGNALLKRRWVARSGRISGLKIGEGRDSSGHLEVPEVIEEPAGPSMLGQWLGGFTDQAVDGLESFGKDLETYQRSEEIRQRWEAEYASLKMRAESLEVEVRAIRDEAKGIDNPLRDLPRLQATIARAEAVRKELIAIRSKLDSLPQQVQVDWLAMEQAKQNDLNRVKEFVPQDFRDTDKIGPDLFKGIVQGQIDRVRSHLDTAREIAGWTITEPIDVERTRGDDIRLVAGPLPPSLLVQQCQIDGDLSINNEVYTMTGILENLTPQTERLTEPLRARMRLEGPRVVRVDFQRYFDEKRPKPRDVLTIHWPNLEVRPHHIGNSDDAQLAIRGGDLDLYVQIEAIGDEMHGKLISRQADTHLALETSAKISELAAVQSLQSRLSSIDRLEVQAEFSGTWSDLDMSLSTNLTGVLSEGMKEAFNVQIADAKQKLNTRIQVEHQQQMAKLQDLLGKQHMATRDILAKADLQIDELKSKLVSELPSASTYLGTLESKLRGLR; encoded by the coding sequence ATGATTCGTTGGCGATTCCTAATTCCCCGTATTTTGATTGTTGTGGTCGTCATCGCATTGTTGCGTTGGTCGATTGGGCCCATTGTCCAATACGCAAGTGTTCAGGCCTTGGAAGCAAGCGTTGGCGCACGAGTCGATATTGCCAGCACCACGGTTGGCTTGTTCCCTCCAAGACTGGAGTATGCCGGTCTGCAGATCGGCGATCCACGTGAAGGCAAATCACATACAAATGCTTTTCAAGCCGACCTCGTGTCGTTTGAATTGGATGGCAATGCTTTGCTGAAACGCCGCTGGGTCGCTCGTAGTGGGCGGATTTCAGGATTGAAAATAGGTGAAGGTCGTGACTCCTCCGGGCACTTAGAAGTACCGGAAGTTATCGAAGAACCGGCTGGCCCTTCGATGTTAGGGCAATGGTTGGGTGGTTTCACAGACCAGGCGGTCGACGGCCTGGAGAGCTTTGGCAAAGACCTGGAAACGTACCAGCGGAGCGAAGAAATTCGTCAACGCTGGGAAGCTGAATACGCTTCTTTGAAGATGCGAGCGGAATCGTTGGAAGTGGAAGTCCGCGCGATTCGTGATGAGGCAAAAGGGATCGATAATCCGCTTCGAGACCTTCCAAGGTTGCAGGCAACCATTGCCCGCGCCGAAGCGGTTCGCAAAGAGCTAATTGCGATTCGTTCAAAACTGGATTCGTTGCCACAGCAAGTCCAGGTGGACTGGTTGGCAATGGAACAAGCGAAACAGAATGACCTGAACCGCGTGAAGGAATTTGTCCCCCAAGATTTTCGAGATACCGATAAGATCGGTCCCGACTTGTTTAAGGGAATTGTCCAAGGGCAAATCGATCGCGTGCGAAGCCATCTGGATACGGCGCGTGAAATCGCAGGATGGACCATCACCGAACCGATCGATGTCGAACGGACTCGAGGGGATGACATCCGGTTGGTTGCCGGTCCCTTGCCCCCTTCGTTGCTCGTTCAGCAGTGCCAGATCGATGGTGACCTGAGCATCAACAACGAAGTTTATACGATGACCGGGATCCTGGAAAACCTGACACCGCAGACCGAACGGTTGACCGAACCGCTACGGGCTCGGATGCGACTGGAAGGCCCGCGAGTCGTACGTGTCGATTTCCAGCGTTACTTCGACGAGAAACGTCCGAAGCCTCGGGATGTGCTAACGATTCATTGGCCTAATCTTGAAGTGCGGCCGCATCACATCGGCAATTCCGATGACGCACAATTGGCGATTCGTGGCGGAGACCTAGACCTGTATGTTCAGATCGAAGCGATCGGCGATGAGATGCACGGCAAATTGATTTCTCGGCAGGCCGACACCCATTTGGCACTGGAGACTTCTGCGAAGATTTCAGAACTGGCCGCGGTGCAATCTTTACAATCGCGACTGTCGTCGATCGACCGACTGGAAGTCCAAGCGGAGTTTTCTGGAACGTGGAGCGATTTGGATATGAGTCTGTCGACGAATCTGACGGGAGTCCTGTCGGAAGGAATGAAAGAAGCGTTCAACGTTCAGATTGCAGATGCAAAACAGAAATTGAACACTCGGATCCAAGTCGAACATCAACAGCAAATGGCTAAGCTGCAGGATCTGCTTGGGAAACAACATATGGCGACGCGAGATATTCTGGCGAAAGCCGATTTGCAAATCGATGAACTGAAGAGCAAGTTGGTAAGCGAACTGCCGTCGGCCAGCACCTACTTGGGGACGCTTGAATCAAAGCTGCGAGGCCTCCGCTAG
- a CDS encoding TIGR03546 family protein, with protein MKNALAGRRHPHQLAWGLAFGVLLGIIPHGNLLAIGLVVMVLCLNLNHAMTGLAGLAISFFAVKLDPYSHQLGEYVLHHPQMVAPLAQAWQLPFVPWTDLNNTVVMGSLLLGIVALIPVYVLSYFGFSLTVPAVTETPDPTSAEISKNVPAPLAIGKKRDATQTRSEAPVPPSTVPVGMETRIDVIRVADRGAGGQPSGTEKGSQNGRRIDGAHMQVTSPASDADNAQINQALNYLLRRLRQAQQEKTS; from the coding sequence GTGAAAAACGCGCTTGCGGGGCGACGGCACCCTCACCAGTTGGCTTGGGGGTTAGCGTTTGGGGTTTTGCTAGGCATTATCCCACACGGCAATTTGCTAGCCATCGGTTTAGTGGTGATGGTTCTGTGTTTAAACCTGAACCATGCGATGACCGGTTTGGCGGGACTGGCGATTTCATTTTTTGCCGTCAAATTGGACCCCTATTCTCATCAACTGGGCGAGTATGTTCTCCATCATCCTCAGATGGTGGCACCGCTTGCTCAGGCTTGGCAGTTGCCGTTTGTTCCTTGGACCGACTTGAACAATACCGTGGTAATGGGCAGCCTGCTGCTTGGAATCGTGGCGTTGATTCCCGTTTACGTGCTTAGCTATTTTGGTTTTTCACTGACCGTTCCCGCGGTCACTGAGACGCCGGATCCGACGTCAGCTGAGATTTCAAAAAACGTTCCCGCTCCGCTTGCGATTGGTAAGAAACGTGATGCGACGCAAACCCGTTCGGAAGCACCGGTTCCGCCATCGACGGTACCCGTCGGGATGGAAACTCGGATCGACGTGATTCGCGTTGCCGATCGAGGTGCTGGCGGACAACCCAGCGGTACCGAAAAGGGATCGCAAAATGGGCGGCGCATCGACGGGGCCCATATGCAGGTCACTTCGCCAGCTAGTGATGCTGACAACGCTCAAATCAATCAAGCTCTCAATTATCTACTCCGACGATTGCGTCAAGCGCAGCAGGAGAAAACGTCATGA
- a CDS encoding alkaline phosphatase family protein, with protein sequence MPRLQLWGIAPSNEHGTSNTFRLLGLFLVTLASAPFAFAAEPAAANLPQSSKTPKVLLIGIDGLRVDALKKANTPALDQLAAAGSIRYQTRVISEQVPDSDTISGPGWTTYLTGTWADRHGVLDNSFKGRKSDQAPHLFRLTKQGNPDLLTASFLDWTPLNQHVTTDADVNVIVSPNAKMDEYVGGDETIAHMAAALLASRPIDIAFVYLGAVDETGHKHGFHPTVKPYMDQIETTDRHIQRLLEAIAARPTYDQEDWLVVVGSDHGGEGTGHGGGRENSMVYHTAMIVSGDAALPNSKTDETPSVSTTDITAVALTHLGITLEPEWKLAGDATLWLKPSDRQ encoded by the coding sequence ATGCCACGACTGCAACTCTGGGGGATTGCCCCTTCCAACGAACACGGGACTTCCAACACCTTTCGATTGCTAGGCCTCTTCCTAGTGACGCTGGCGTCCGCTCCATTTGCGTTTGCAGCGGAACCAGCTGCCGCGAATCTTCCTCAGTCTTCCAAAACACCCAAGGTCCTGCTAATCGGGATCGATGGACTTCGAGTCGACGCACTCAAAAAAGCGAACACCCCGGCACTCGATCAACTGGCCGCCGCCGGATCCATTCGCTATCAAACTCGGGTTATTTCCGAGCAAGTGCCCGATAGCGATACGATCAGCGGTCCTGGCTGGACGACTTACCTGACCGGGACCTGGGCTGACCGACATGGCGTCCTAGACAACTCCTTCAAAGGTCGTAAAAGCGATCAAGCCCCACACCTATTTCGTTTGACCAAGCAAGGCAATCCAGACCTGTTGACCGCATCCTTCTTGGACTGGACTCCGCTGAATCAACATGTCACGACCGATGCAGATGTGAACGTGATTGTTTCGCCAAACGCAAAGATGGACGAATACGTCGGCGGTGACGAAACGATCGCCCACATGGCGGCCGCCTTATTGGCCAGCCGCCCGATCGATATCGCTTTTGTCTACCTAGGGGCCGTTGACGAAACCGGTCATAAACATGGTTTCCATCCCACGGTCAAACCATACATGGACCAAATCGAAACGACCGACCGACATATCCAACGACTTCTCGAAGCGATTGCCGCCCGTCCCACCTACGATCAAGAAGACTGGTTGGTGGTTGTTGGATCGGACCATGGTGGTGAAGGAACCGGACATGGTGGGGGACGAGAGAATTCGATGGTCTATCACACGGCGATGATCGTCAGTGGTGACGCGGCATTGCCCAACTCAAAAACCGATGAAACGCCTTCGGTGTCGACCACCGATATCACGGCCGTTGCCCTGACTCACCTGGGGATCACATTGGAACCGGAATGGAAATTAGCCGGCGACGCAACGCTATGGCTGAAACCTTCGGACCGCCAATAA
- a CDS encoding acyltransferase family protein, whose protein sequence is MSAPYRHHDVSVSVKETFQVVALIATVMVVGIHYKSAVPLSAEAADATWNALTQDFLFGGIARVAVPLFAFAAGFFYYRSDDGTWGCYLKKLGQRGRSVGLPYFIVASVAIFAWLMIRRLTNDPANMNWPQFVATWWLHPPAEQLWFLRDLLVLVLIAPVIRFALGASGLRAAVVILILGGAWFLQWEPFPILVGWHFLHIETLFFFALGAVATRYPDWLESICRISTVGVCGLLGLWGVLLLLRINLRADFDLWYSDSYGWLDLFAHKTAILVGGVALFGVAYRLRYPILMRLSGAAFFVYLVHEFPLRAILVRGADQVVPHPYTCWVLTPLVVVGCFVAAVLTTRYFPLAMQTLSGGRVPSVGKRSLPKRSAQANSPA, encoded by the coding sequence ATGAGTGCACCGTACCGCCACCACGATGTTTCCGTTTCCGTTAAAGAAACGTTTCAGGTTGTAGCGTTGATTGCGACTGTAATGGTGGTCGGGATTCACTACAAGTCTGCAGTCCCCCTGTCGGCGGAGGCAGCCGACGCAACTTGGAATGCGTTGACCCAAGACTTTTTGTTTGGTGGAATCGCACGCGTCGCCGTCCCTTTGTTTGCTTTTGCTGCAGGTTTTTTCTATTACCGCAGTGATGACGGAACCTGGGGATGCTATTTAAAAAAATTGGGACAGCGCGGACGATCGGTGGGGCTGCCCTACTTTATTGTCGCTTCCGTTGCCATCTTCGCTTGGCTGATGATTCGCCGTTTGACCAATGATCCGGCTAACATGAATTGGCCACAGTTTGTGGCGACTTGGTGGCTTCATCCCCCCGCCGAGCAGTTGTGGTTTTTGCGAGATCTGTTGGTCTTGGTTCTGATCGCTCCAGTTATCCGGTTCGCACTTGGGGCAAGCGGTTTGCGGGCGGCTGTGGTGATTCTGATTCTAGGAGGAGCCTGGTTCCTGCAGTGGGAACCGTTTCCCATTCTGGTGGGCTGGCATTTTCTCCATATCGAAACCCTTTTCTTTTTTGCTTTAGGGGCTGTCGCGACAAGATATCCCGATTGGCTGGAATCGATATGCCGAATTTCCACCGTCGGGGTATGCGGGCTACTTGGCTTGTGGGGAGTGCTGTTGTTGCTGCGGATCAACCTGCGGGCGGACTTTGATCTTTGGTACTCCGATAGTTACGGCTGGCTTGATCTGTTTGCACACAAAACGGCGATCCTGGTCGGCGGGGTTGCCCTATTTGGGGTGGCGTACCGCCTGCGATATCCGATTTTGATGCGTCTTTCGGGAGCAGCGTTTTTCGTTTATCTGGTTCACGAATTCCCGCTTCGGGCGATTTTGGTTCGCGGTGCGGACCAGGTGGTACCGCATCCGTATACCTGTTGGGTTTTGACACCCCTTGTGGTGGTGGGCTGTTTTGTCGCTGCCGTACTTACCACGCGGTATTTCCCGTTGGCGATGCAGACTTTAAGCGGTGGCAGAGTGCCATCGGTCGGTAAACGCTCACTTCCAAAGAGAAGTGCCCAAGCCAACTCGCCTGCTTAG